In Actinomycetota bacterium, the following proteins share a genomic window:
- the rplV gene encoding 50S ribosomal protein L22: protein MEAKATARYVRVSPRKARLVVDLIRGKSVAEASTILKFTPRAAAETVEKVLNSAVANAEKNLRIKSDNLFVATTFVDEGPTLKRVSPRAQGRAFRINKRTSHITIVLKQGREA, encoded by the coding sequence ATGGAAGCGAAAGCAACAGCACGCTATGTGCGGGTAAGTCCTCGCAAGGCTCGCCTTGTGGTGGATCTCATCAGAGGAAAGTCCGTTGCAGAGGCTTCCACGATTCTCAAGTTCACCCCCAGGGCGGCTGCCGAAACTGTTGAGAAGGTACTTAACAGCGCTGTGGCAAACGCAGAGAAGAACCTGAGAATCAAGTCGGACAATCTTTTTGTCGCGACTACCTTCGTCGACGAAGGCCCGACTCTGAAAAGGGTGAGCCCACGGGCACAAGGTCGCGCGTTCCGTATCAACAAGCGCACCAGTCATATCACGATCGTTCTTAAGCAAGGAAGGGAGGCGTAG
- the rpsS gene encoding 30S ribosomal protein S19: protein MSRSLKKGPFVQPRLLARIHAMNEAGEKKVVKTWSRASTIFPEMVGHTIAVHDGRKHVPVYVTESMVGHKLGEFSPTRTFRGHAADKKGKR, encoded by the coding sequence ATGAGCAGGAGTCTCAAGAAAGGTCCTTTCGTTCAGCCCAGGTTACTGGCACGCATACACGCGATGAACGAGGCGGGCGAGAAGAAGGTTGTAAAGACATGGTCGCGGGCGTCGACTATCTTCCCGGAGATGGTTGGACACACCATTGCGGTGCACGATGGCCGCAAGCACGTCCCGGTTTACGTCACTGAGTCGATGGTCGGCCACAAGCTCGGAGAGTTCTCTCCGACCCGCACTTTCCGCGGACATGCCGCCGACAAGAAAGGCAAGAGGTAG